A window of the Deltaproteobacteria bacterium genome harbors these coding sequences:
- a CDS encoding A/G-specific adenine glycosylase: MTAPTDPLRSREFRRALRGWFRLRKRDLPWRRTLDPYAIWISEVMLQQTQVATVLSYYEPWMRHFPDVETLAAAGLDDVLMHWQGMGYYGRARTLHRAAGIIVRQHGGKLPCTCDRLGEIPGFGPYTAGAVASIAFGEAVPAVDGNVARVISRVLGLSGHSSDPILRRGITEILKPVVPKKNPGEFNQALMELGATVCRPQIAHCNECPVSVMCTSRERILLPGVASKRDSRPVRTIPVLRWTAFLVPGGRGGFLYRQRPMKGLFSGLWELPTLERHYEPKGGLFLGEIEHRLTHRTIRLHVYRLRYLPRELAGTEYSAFRTPPAVSVLIRKALVLAEGTVRKVSRPSADRVIPGTLR; encoded by the coding sequence ATGACGGCGCCCACTGATCCGTTGCGCAGCCGAGAGTTCCGGCGGGCCCTCCGGGGGTGGTTCCGGCTCCGGAAACGGGATCTGCCCTGGCGCCGCACCCTTGATCCATATGCCATCTGGATAAGCGAGGTGATGCTTCAGCAGACTCAAGTGGCGACAGTCCTGTCCTACTATGAACCCTGGATGCGCCACTTTCCGGACGTTGAGACGCTGGCGGCGGCCGGACTGGATGACGTACTCATGCACTGGCAGGGAATGGGCTACTATGGCCGTGCCCGTACGCTTCACCGGGCTGCTGGCATCATCGTCAGGCAGCATGGAGGAAAGCTCCCCTGCACATGTGACCGGCTGGGTGAAATACCAGGCTTTGGGCCCTATACGGCAGGAGCCGTTGCGAGTATTGCCTTTGGCGAAGCAGTTCCTGCCGTAGACGGCAATGTTGCCCGCGTGATTTCCCGTGTGTTGGGATTATCGGGCCACTCAAGTGATCCCATTCTGCGGCGCGGCATCACTGAAATCCTGAAGCCGGTTGTTCCAAAAAAAAATCCGGGCGAATTCAACCAGGCGCTCATGGAACTGGGCGCCACTGTTTGCCGGCCACAGATAGCGCACTGCAATGAGTGTCCTGTTTCGGTAATGTGTACTTCCAGAGAAAGGATCCTTTTGCCCGGCGTTGCCAGCAAAAGGGATTCCAGACCGGTCCGCACCATTCCCGTGCTTCGCTGGACCGCATTCCTGGTACCGGGTGGCCGTGGAGGTTTCTTGTACCGGCAACGGCCAATGAAAGGACTGTTTTCCGGGCTATGGGAGCTGCCAACACTGGAGCGGCACTATGAGCCAAAAGGTGGACTTTTTCTGGGCGAGATTGAGCACCGGCTTACCCACCGGACAATCCGGCTTCATGTTTACCGGCTCAGGTACCTGCCGCGAGAGCTGGCAGGCACCGAATATTCAGCTTTCAGAACGCCACCGGCGGTAAGTGTTCTTATCAGAAAGGCACTGGTTCTTGCCGAGGGCACTGTCAGGAAAGTCTCGCGGCCTTCAGCGGATCGGGTGATCCCAGGGACCCTCCGGTGA
- a CDS encoding rRNA pseudouridine synthase — protein MEERLQKLLSNAGIASRREAEDLIRAGRVTLNGKAVTELGTRANPAKDDIRLDGERVFSGKPEYYVLYKPRNVVTTLDDDKNRPHVGAYVSRLQKRVFPVGRLDFDSEGLLLLTNDGEFSNRVMHPRYKVPKTYLVKVKGRPDERAVQRLRTGVMLEDGPTLPARVELSRPTRANTWLKITVYEGRNRIIRRMCERVRFPVVKLHRIGVGAIYLGKMKPGELRKFTPREMAYVKELLAAQPDRSGEAPRIAPTPQAQRKRLRHRAPRARKLGRGGRPGAGR, from the coding sequence TTGGAAGAACGGCTCCAGAAACTGCTTAGTAATGCCGGCATCGCCTCCCGTCGCGAGGCCGAGGATCTCATTCGCGCCGGCCGGGTCACGCTGAATGGCAAAGCAGTCACTGAACTGGGTACCCGCGCCAATCCGGCAAAAGATGATATCAGGCTGGACGGCGAGCGTGTCTTCTCCGGAAAACCCGAATATTACGTGCTCTACAAGCCCAGGAATGTCGTAACCACACTGGATGACGACAAGAACCGGCCGCATGTCGGTGCCTATGTTTCACGCCTCCAGAAACGGGTATTCCCCGTGGGCCGTCTCGATTTTGATTCAGAAGGCCTGCTGCTCCTGACCAACGACGGAGAATTTTCCAACCGCGTGATGCACCCCCGCTACAAGGTACCTAAAACCTATCTTGTAAAGGTCAAAGGCCGCCCGGACGAGCGTGCAGTCCAGCGGCTCCGAACTGGAGTCATGCTGGAAGATGGCCCCACGCTTCCGGCGCGGGTCGAGCTCTCCCGCCCGACACGGGCCAATACCTGGCTCAAGATTACTGTCTACGAGGGCCGAAACCGCATCATCCGACGCATGTGTGAGCGGGTCCGGTTTCCCGTCGTCAAGCTGCACCGGATCGGTGTCGGTGCCATTTACCTGGGCAAGATGAAGCCCGGCGAACTGCGCAAGTTCACGCCCCGAGAGATGGCCTATGTGAAAGAGCTCCTTGCCGCCCAGCCTGACCGTTCGGGTGAAGCTCCGCGGATCGCTCCGACACCACAGGCCCAGAGAAAACGGCTCCGTCACCGTGCTCCCCGGGCCCGCAAGCTGGGCCGTGGCGGACGGCCTGGCGCAGGCCGCTAA
- a CDS encoding DUF4147 domain-containing protein, with translation MSISLDQLKSRALEAFHAGLDQVRPERLVLEALMLEPPFKGQFDLRELVESEEPVHVFSCGKAAARMAEAATHVLSARLARTLCIVPDGTARPAALGTQSVQWIESGHPLPSDRSAAAGLAAFDWMAALPAEGASLLVLLSGGTSALLGMPRTGFSVSDLAVATRLLLESGARINEINTVRKHLCPPLGGGLLKASPSGIQIIVLLISDVPGNDLTTIGSGPFIPDPTTVADARSILDRYQLGGRLPEDIKKLFFNQTPPDDLETLKPGDGRITPTHLVLADSHTLLKAIESQFRDARYSTIIGENEQDTVSAAVESHLEAVERLRREIPEGLVILLSGGELSVKVAGTGSGGRNTHYALEFLVRTGADRLRTGPWVLLSAGSDGRDGLSTAAGALVDSRSYELARQRGLDPAAFLARFDSYSFFADTGGLVTTGATGSNLNDVRMVILG, from the coding sequence GTGTCCATTTCCCTAGACCAGCTGAAATCCCGTGCCTTGGAGGCGTTCCATGCCGGGCTTGATCAGGTACGGCCTGAACGGCTTGTTCTCGAGGCACTTATGCTGGAACCGCCGTTCAAGGGGCAGTTCGACTTGCGAGAGCTGGTGGAAAGTGAAGAGCCGGTTCATGTTTTTTCGTGTGGAAAAGCAGCTGCCCGGATGGCGGAAGCGGCTACCCATGTCTTGAGTGCGCGACTTGCCCGCACCTTATGTATCGTTCCGGACGGTACTGCACGGCCTGCAGCTCTCGGCACCCAATCGGTTCAATGGATCGAATCAGGCCATCCCCTGCCATCAGACCGGTCTGCTGCCGCTGGACTCGCGGCCTTCGACTGGATGGCGGCCTTGCCCGCCGAGGGTGCCTCGCTTCTGGTTCTGCTTTCCGGCGGAACAAGTGCGCTCCTGGGAATGCCGCGGACAGGGTTTTCTGTTTCTGATCTTGCGGTCGCCACCCGGCTGCTCCTGGAATCTGGAGCCCGTATCAACGAGATCAACACCGTCCGAAAGCACCTCTGCCCGCCGCTCGGCGGCGGATTGCTCAAGGCATCACCGTCCGGCATCCAGATCATCGTCCTGCTGATATCCGATGTTCCCGGCAATGACCTCACAACCATAGGGTCGGGGCCTTTCATCCCCGATCCAACGACTGTTGCCGATGCCCGGTCCATCCTTGACCGGTACCAGCTCGGTGGCCGGCTGCCGGAGGACATCAAGAAGCTGTTTTTCAATCAAACGCCACCTGACGATCTCGAAACGCTAAAGCCCGGGGACGGCCGGATTACTCCTACACATCTTGTGCTGGCCGATAGCCACACACTTCTCAAGGCGATCGAGTCGCAATTCCGTGATGCCCGGTATTCCACGATTATCGGGGAAAATGAGCAGGACACCGTTTCCGCTGCGGTGGAATCACATCTCGAAGCCGTCGAGCGCCTTCGGCGTGAAATCCCGGAGGGACTGGTGATCCTGCTTTCCGGGGGAGAACTCTCGGTAAAGGTGGCCGGGACTGGATCAGGCGGACGGAATACCCACTATGCACTGGAATTTCTGGTTCGTACAGGGGCAGACCGGTTGCGGACCGGCCCTTGGGTGCTACTCTCGGCCGGGTCTGATGGCCGTGATGGCCTCTCTACCGCTGCCGGTGCACTGGTCGATTCCCGGTCATATGAACTGGCGCGTCAGCGGGGGCTGGATCCGGCTGCTTTTCTGGCCCGTTTCGACAGTTACAGTTTTTTCGCCGATACCGGCGGACTCGTCACGACCGGAGCAACGGGCAGCAACCTGAACGATGTCAGGATGGTGATACTTGGGTAA
- a CDS encoding esterase-like activity of phytase family protein: MGKLLVLAAIFCSGCTAAYQATSEHYYDWTDRYDGVGRLKEVRRRTLKMQEVSGLAWDPVNRGIWMINDGRRLKLAFLGDPLGADMFNAEAHDLSAFELPKQRDSKWAEWPDLEAVSVQPEGHGVRLWVASELVRQAWRLDLENRKVDEIVGLPQPIGDEGSAIECAGRRTNASIEGLAVGGGPEGRIFFSANERCPTEIVRKEEKPDRLMRFSQTAFEQQVTRYMLTQRKTPAAETGPRTRNVLGERFLCPGVPRQDALNSGQLCKTGSVTDLAWQPEHNRLWVLLRHSRLVAALEWSTEPRLLGLWSYLGKFEERGSAVRFGSAEGLAIVPADPAHGRGAVLFIASDNGPHHDSELIGFELPEIAPWKPATMPTN; this comes from the coding sequence TTGGGTAAGCTATTGGTTCTGGCTGCAATTTTCTGTTCCGGTTGCACGGCCGCTTACCAGGCAACGTCTGAGCACTATTACGACTGGACTGACCGCTACGATGGCGTCGGACGCCTGAAAGAGGTCAGGCGCCGGACGCTCAAAATGCAGGAGGTTTCGGGGCTTGCATGGGATCCGGTCAACCGCGGTATCTGGATGATCAACGACGGCCGGCGCCTGAAGCTTGCCTTCCTTGGTGATCCGCTTGGTGCGGACATGTTCAATGCCGAGGCCCATGACCTGTCGGCCTTCGAGCTACCGAAACAGCGGGATTCCAAATGGGCAGAATGGCCGGACCTTGAAGCGGTGAGCGTTCAACCTGAAGGGCACGGCGTGCGTCTATGGGTAGCGTCGGAACTTGTGCGCCAGGCATGGAGGCTCGACCTGGAAAACCGGAAGGTCGATGAGATTGTCGGCCTTCCCCAGCCCATCGGCGATGAGGGCTCCGCAATTGAATGTGCAGGCAGGCGGACAAACGCGTCGATAGAAGGGCTCGCTGTGGGTGGCGGGCCGGAGGGCCGTATTTTCTTCAGCGCCAATGAGCGGTGCCCGACCGAAATTGTCCGGAAAGAGGAAAAACCGGACCGCCTTATGCGGTTCAGCCAGACCGCCTTTGAACAGCAGGTAACCCGCTACATGCTGACGCAACGCAAAACTCCTGCCGCCGAAACGGGTCCCCGAACCCGGAACGTGCTGGGCGAGCGCTTCTTGTGTCCCGGTGTTCCCCGCCAGGACGCACTCAATTCCGGGCAATTGTGCAAAACCGGATCGGTTACGGATCTTGCCTGGCAACCGGAGCATAACCGGCTATGGGTGCTGCTTCGCCACTCACGGCTGGTGGCGGCGCTGGAATGGTCTACCGAACCCCGGCTGCTTGGACTCTGGAGCTATCTCGGCAAGTTTGAAGAACGGGGAAGTGCCGTTCGGTTCGGAAGCGCCGAAGGACTTGCGATTGTTCCGGCCGATCCGGCCCACGGCCGTGGTGCCGTTCTGTTCATTGCAAGCGATAATGGCCCCCACCACGATTCCGAGCTTATCGGTTTCGAACTGCCTGAAATCGCACCCTGGAAACCGGCAACCATGCCGACCAACTGA
- a CDS encoding heme NO-binding domain-containing protein, translated as MSTLSGILCTLLRRYVETDFPKIDFAKACESVGCECGGGTFSAAHRVERRTWAALAGHVAALTGKPPVQFYEEFGRAVPAILRSSYPTTFRKLLTVGEFVQTATALDYSVLFPLLNSEAAAHLWNTREQGRETAFGPVPDPVSAAYLRGIVEGIAILLGEPVSVRTTGMEPDIRLMFVTGGSLGSPDPLKAARLS; from the coding sequence ATGTCTACGCTCAGTGGAATACTCTGCACGCTGCTCAGGCGATATGTCGAAACCGATTTTCCGAAAATCGACTTCGCCAAGGCATGTGAATCAGTCGGTTGCGAATGCGGGGGCGGCACGTTTTCGGCGGCGCACCGTGTGGAACGCAGGACATGGGCGGCATTGGCTGGCCACGTGGCCGCGCTAACTGGTAAACCCCCGGTTCAGTTTTACGAGGAGTTTGGGAGGGCCGTCCCTGCGATTCTCCGATCGTCCTATCCGACAACCTTCCGGAAACTTCTCACCGTGGGGGAATTCGTCCAGACGGCCACGGCACTCGACTATTCTGTTCTTTTTCCGCTCCTGAACAGCGAAGCGGCGGCGCACCTGTGGAATACCCGTGAACAGGGGCGGGAAACCGCTTTCGGGCCGGTTCCGGATCCTGTGTCTGCCGCCTATCTGCGGGGCATTGTGGAAGGCATTGCCATCCTGCTCGGGGAACCGGTTTCGGTTCGTACGACAGGAATGGAGCCGGATATTCGCCTGATGTTCGTCACCGGAGGGTCCCTGGGATCACCCGATCCGCTGAAGGCCGCGAGACTTTCCTGA